One part of the Glycine soja cultivar W05 chromosome 11, ASM419377v2, whole genome shotgun sequence genome encodes these proteins:
- the LOC114377565 gene encoding ankyrin repeat domain-containing protein, chloroplastic-like: protein MFHVSTIALNPQPHNFLFPLPVSTSRNLPLSQTLHFPRNWNLRSLSPSLHLTYDDSDDHVIGDCVVFEDGVFDEPVFHNHHLNSDNLAVDKPKPKPGRSWRKKVEETLGENLVPDKWREVQAEINITKREMRKIAREVEFNSKVEKKRRGLIPLRDMNLDDYKAYKEAKLAQMKLLDYASCSPVGQNVPEAEPEFNRGGEEVAEAEPELNAGERVEPKNPRWAVYGRGLEDVTEFFNSDNYDPTAKTLGGRRKLFNKEEKVLLNKRIPDLAAATSDKWLPLHTLAACGEFYLLDSLLKHNVDINAVDRDGLTALHRAIIGKKQAITNYLLRNSANPFVQDNEGATLMHYAVLTASTQTVKILLLYNVDINLPDNYGWTPLHLAVQAQRTDLVRLLLIKGADKTLKNEDGLTPLDLCLYNGQCARTYELIKLFKQPQRRLRHVSV from the exons ATGTTCCATGTTTCCACCATTGCGCTCAATCCTCAACCTCACAATTTCCTCTTTCCACTCCCCGTTTCTACTTCCCGCAACCTCCCACTTTCACAAACCCTCCATTTCCCCAGAAACTGGAATCTCCGCTCTCTCTCTCCATCGCTGCACCTAACATACGACGATTCCGACGACCACGTCATCGGCGACTGCGTCGTGTTCGAGGACGGCGTTTTCGACGAACCCGTTTTCCACAACCACCACCTCAATTCCGACAATCTCGCCGTCGATAAGCCCAAGCCCAAGCCCGGGCGCAGTTGGAGGAAAAAAGTGGAGGAGACATTGGGCGAGAATTTGGTCCCGGACAAGTGGCGAGAGGTACAGGCGGAGATAAACATAACGAAGAGGGAGATGCGGAAGATAGCGCGGGAAGTGGAGTTCAACAGCAAGGttgaaaagaagagaagaggtTTGATTCCTCTTAGGGATATGAACTTAGATGACTACAAGGCTTACAAGGAGGCCAAATTGGCTCAGATGAAGCTTCTCGATTACGCCTCTTGTTCTCCGGTGGGCCAAAATGTCCCTGAGGCTGAACCTGAATTCAATCGCGGTGGTGAAGAGGTGGCTGAGGCTGAACCTGAATTGAACGCCGGTGAACGTGTAGAGCCTAAGAACCCTAGATGGGCTGTTTATGGGAGGGGTTTGGAAGATGTCACTGAGTTTTTCAATAGTGACAACTATGACCCTACTGCTAAAACTCTTGGAG GTCGGCGGAAGTTGTTTAATAAGGAGGAGAAGGTTTTGTTGAATAAGAGAATACCAGACTTGGCAGCTGCTACTTCA GATAAATGGCTTCCTCTGCACACTCTTGCTGCATGTGGAGAATTTTACCTTTTAGATTCTCTGTTGAAGCACAATGTTGATATCAATGCTGTGGATAGG GATGGTTTGACTGCCCTTCACAGAGCAATAATTGGAAAAAAGCAGGCCATAACCAATTATCTCCTGAGAAACTCAGCTAATCCCTTTGTACAGGATAAT GAGGGAGCCACATTGATGCACTATGCTGTACTAACAGCTTCTACCCAGACAGTTAAAATACTCTTATTGTATAATGTGGATATAAATCTCCCGGACAAT TATGGCTGGACACCATTGCATCTTGCTGTTCAAGCTCAGAGGACAGATTTAGTGAGGCTTTTGCTGATTAAAGGTGCTGATAAGACATTAAAAAACGAG GATGGTTTAACTCCTCTTGACCTTTGCCTTTACAATGGTCAATGTGCCAGAACATATGAACTAATCAAGTTGTTTAAGCAGCCTCAAAGACGTCTTAGACATGTATCAGTGTGA
- the LOC114373792 gene encoding bifunctional nuclease 2-like, producing the protein MLGSRFCVRTLSGVGSAAADHTNVATTARSVPCSVAVDFSPLHLSPLRSRRRFRCRRSILISCNSSRRRSSSDNSHDNNNKNDYLEASLLLSETFSHYHMWKHRFQPEFQWKSSTPSIPLSRTDSSLLRHGFLQRFKNPTIFLRISCDGDYILPIVVGQIAIEKLMDAESEQESVECPDQYQFVENLVGRLDHEVIMVRITERVVSTYFARLYLSQPGKTDLISVDARPSDAINVANRCKAPIYVSKEIVFTDAIRIGYGMGGAHNKKAIYDVLLDSAIDGPDLVAQELSMMHNMHSAIKQERFKDAAIWRDKLANLRKSTHEL; encoded by the exons ATGCTGGGTTCTCGTTTCTGCGTCCGCACGTTATCCGGCGTGGGCTCCGCCGCAGCGGATCACACGAATGTCGCCACCACCGCCCGCTCCGTTCCATGCTCCGTCGCCGTCGACTTCTCGCCGCTCCACCTCTCACCGCTCCGGTCCCGCCGCCGCTTCCGCTGCCGCAGATCTATCCTCATTTCCTGCAATTCCTCTCGCCGCAGATCCAGCTCCGACAACTCTcacgacaacaacaacaaaaacgaTTATCTCGAAGCTTCTCTCCTTCTCTCAG AAACATTCTCCCACTATCATATGTGGAAGCATAGATTTCAACCGGAGTTTCAATGGAAATCGTCTACACCGTCAATTCCTTTGTCCAGAACGGATAGTAGTTTATTGAGACATGGCTTCTTACAGCGTTTCAAAAATCCTACGATTTTTCTCAGGATTTCTTGCGATGGAGACTATATTCTGCCCATTGTTGTAG GGCAGATTGCTATTGAGAAACTTATGGATGCGGAATCTGAACAAGAAAGTGTG GAATGTCCTGACCAGTACCAGTTTGTGGAAAACCTAGTTGGAAGACTAGACCATGAA GTGATAATGGTGAGAATTACAGAGAGAGTAGTCAGCACTTACTTTGCCAGATTATACCTTAGCCAG CCAGGGAAAACTGATCTTATCAGTGTGGATGCACGTCCCTCAGATGCCATTAATGTTGCAAATAGATGCAAG GCTCCAATATATGTAAGTAAAGAAATTGTTTTCACAGATGCTATCAGAATCGGTTATGGAATGGGCGGAGCGCATAATAAAAAGGCTATTTATGATGTATTGCTCGACAG TGCTATAGATGGTCCAGATTTGGTAGCTCAAGAACTAAGTATGATGCATAATATGCATTCAGCTATCAAACAGGAAAGATTTAAAGATGCAG CTATATGGCGAGACAAACTTGCAAATCTTCGTAAATCAACCCATGAGCTCTAA
- the LOC114372916 gene encoding ankyrin repeat domain-containing protein, chloroplastic-like — translation MEATTMFRFFSAVMVNPKPHKLFSSLSIFPSATAPRHFQSLKFPTKQNAHSENRDIGDRVVFDDGIFESGAVFQNDSNLTTNTPKRRPSPRTKVTRITRENLVPDKWREVQSETKITINERRKKKKNIRGLVPLRDANKIEVEKKLSRYKDVNWDEYKSSKKAKLRQISPLVLKNPSTFPVKENLPEPHFNGERVEPKNPRGVLHGKGLEDVIQFFNSGSYNPSYNTSLEGRRKLFAITKEEVLLLNKRMPDLAIATSGKWLPLHTLAAGGELYLLDSLLKHNVDINAVDKDGLTALHKAIGKKRVITNYLLKNSANPFVRDKEGATLMHYAVQTASIETIELLLLYNVDINLQDNDGWTPLHLAVQTQRPNLVRLLLLKGADKTLRNKDGLTPLDFCLYSGQSFQTYVLIKLLKQPQGSL, via the exons ATGGAAGCCACTACTATGTTCCGTTTTTTCTCTGCCGTTATGGTCAATCCTAAACCTCACAAACTCTTCTCTTCCCTCTCTATCTTCCCTTCCGCCACCGCTCCCCGCCACTTTCAATCCCTCAAATTCCCCACTAAACAGAACGCTCACTCTGAAAACCGCGATATTGGCGACCGCGTCGTCTTCGATGACGGCATCTTCGAAAGCGGCGCCGTTTTCCAAAACGACAGCAATCTCACCACTAACACACCCAAACGCAGACCCAGCCCAAGGACAAAAGTGACGCGGATAACGCGTGAGAATTTGGTTCCGGACAAGTGGAGAGAAGTTCAGTCAGAGACCAAAATCACCATTAACGAGAGgcgcaagaagaagaagaacataaGAGGGTTGGTTCCTCTAAGGGATGCAAACAAAATCGAGGTTGAGAAGAAGTTGAGTCGCTACAAGGATGTAAATTGGGACGAGTACAAGTCTTCTAAGAAGGCTAAATTGAGACAGATCAGTCCTCTGGTTCTCAAGAACCCTTCTACATTTCCCGTCAAAGAGAACCTTCCAGAACCTCACTTCAATGGCGAGCGTGTTGAGCCTAAGAATCCCAGAGGTGTCCTTCACGGGAAGGGTTTGGAGGATGTCATTCAGTTTTTCAATAGTGGAAGCTATAACCCTAGTTATAACACCTCTCTTGAAG GTCGTCGGAAGTTGTTTGCTATTACTAAGGAGGAGGTGTTGTTGTTGAACAAGCGAATGCCCGACTTGGCAATTGCTACTTCA GGTAAATGGCTTCCTCTGCACACTCTTGCTGCGGGCGGAGAACTTTACCTTTTAGATTCTTTGTTGAAGCATAATGTTGATATCAATGCTGTGGATAAG GATGGTTTGACTGCCCTTCACAAAGCAATTGGCAAAAAGCGGGTCATAACCAATTATCTCCTAAAAAACTCAGCTAATCCCTTTGTCCGGGACAAA GAGGGGGCCACCTTGATGCACTATGCCGTACAAACAGCTTCTATTGAGACAATTGAATTACTATTATTGTATAATGTGGATATAAATCTTCAAGACAAT GATGGTTGGACACCATTACATCTTGCTGTTCAAACTCAGAGACCAAATTTAGTGAGGCTTCTGCTGCTTAAAGGTGCTGATAAGACATTAAGAAACAAG GATGGTTTAACTCCGCTTGATTTTTGTCTTTACTCTGGTCAAAGTTTCCAAACATATGTGCTAATCAAGTTGTTAAAGCAGCCTCAAGGGAGTCTTTGA